One segment of Rhodopirellula baltica SH 1 DNA contains the following:
- a CDS encoding type I polyketide synthase: MSDSPYRRMPLITGASGMLGSYVVAELLRGRIECAVLVRAKGKQTAEQRIDQILARFEQAWQVSLPRPKVLEGDLNQSRLGLPDESIQWVRANCDRMLHSAASLSFLPADPTGDNEPYRTNVDGTREVVAFCKAVGITQLHHVSTAYVCGTRSGRVKETEGDTGQSFANDYERSKLIAEGIVREAFRGSNLTVYRPSIVIDRTGLSPVSGDRTIYGAFSMYQMLASRFGLPEDGQWFRDLGFSGSERKNIVDVDWIARAICKVMSTPRLHGRTYHLTTREGTAIKSLDAAFHSATTKWLQTRKPDRLKRPRQLDRPDPTGHSTQREELDQMADPFVKTFLPYFRDDPVFDRANIDDVIATTHLDDTPEIGSTELLQMIGNWSAVPTRVPKAAKRPSAEPQAALQPSATHRSGDPDDCVICGFEVRLPGGVDNAKAFESMLFEGRSVIAPMPEDRLNRELYFAKQHGVPGKTYTQLGGCVSPGPLDANVENAIESLGDFDLTHRQFAQVAVAALKAASGTGSLSSDSPLHRASSRTLSIKAMRAGVFVGHSGGTELGGPLAMATMAKTAMELVDQVPSMHHIDSDLRNRVKDTVVSAIRRDRPRYESGHSPAFNAYSAASLAARLMGFEGRREVIDAACSSSLLALQHAASAIAANRLDLAIVGGATFNNVDNLALFSQSGACSETGSFPFDNRASGLISSEGYVAVVVARRSVAEANGLPVLATLRGVGVASDGKGKGLWAPRSEGQQTAMRRAVDAEPLNIDYLECHATSTQVGDATELESLTSLLRDGKSTRTVLPIGSVKSNLGHLLEAAGLVGVVKCLLAMRRGEIPPSINFAVPTERHDWSDPAVRIVDRVEPWQQRTASSGRVAAVNAFGIGGLNAHAVIEEKPSSGASASEAKLTEEPIAIVGRGVVLPGAGTLQEFQALLQSGRSAISDPPEGRWVVDAKNGSWMGLDPNRSSYTTLHCRGGYVRDFKFDAQSYRIPPKMVANANPAQLMLIEAVRQAMDEFDGGKWSVDRERVGVVVGTIFGGQFSNELQIGLRLPEIAKHLGQALAAMGWDTSATQSAADELRKLALKKYGALLDETGGFTASTLASRIARTFDLMGGAFAVDADEASGGLALITAMEQLHCHAIDLALCGVTQRGMDLVAFEQLAHKKQLLPSGRPEDLPADGSQIIPGEGVAVLTLQRLSDAKAEGRTILGVLSKPTESFAGDVKVARAESASLSEVPGFISSQKLVGQIGHMGGGQGIVRTIAATLSPKFNRKDASGISIPIGEVADDGYRVNYSVAPQMNYESSTLSSGESTLISTSLASTPQPTSSAPTRSRSEAIVTAADLDASETLVVRLQCASLDALTASLEKIAGGKPSTETHVSAFSPSLAMTFRAVLLAKGASELSAAALAALAGPVRQQVSGVLSKHDGWVWLPNARSSEFSDPRVGWLFPGQGSQYSAVPTWLQTKDGSASQAFLDGFDRNLKSMGLPSVSDRLHDPDSQLGRDVWWTQAWVLAVGSMFADSLMRRGLRPDAVLGHSFGECTAAWCAGVVSTRQAIEFAKSRSDSVVMTTRERGELLSVRGAPSAVDAALQGSDVRYTISHHNSPQQTVIAGSPDQMAAAKKQLAASGMASIVIPVPAAFHTPEMMPAQEMLRARFTGQNARPPRFAFLSAVSNRYLAEPSDIVDNLVTQLTRPVCFSGATERLVHDGCELLVEVGPNNVLTRLANATVAPHVLCLSADDRGRDPNRQRQLIDLAYESLGRSVDSSNRSTDSAVGEVTLAPQAVATSVVEPSQPTFEVVDVTRRSRRQQETVQDESRNEANLASKAMASDAGTTSASIPSINGNGKAHVNGVHHGSVASGHLQPVAVATEAIDSAVQEDLQDRVRSARSFLFDLVVDLTGYDPEVIEFDADLEAELGVDSIKKAQLIGEIVQWGNLEVDTQSMRLAQFASLNDILQLVGDPASCGEVELIDATLDACESDIECRQVSDEAPTDIAESLRRLMIDLVVDQTGYDEDIIDMDADLEGELGIDSIKRAQLLGELEQQYELQSLRESNLKLSDFPTLSSIHAFVMDQIGQPTDEKKNASLNQNPTATEETPQAPATGTHRFVMRMTSAPRRKGMPTMPQLNGAALIVGNNPVADSVENRCRMAGVAVYRIAAELTLSDLDTELDRIWANDSTPHLFLTTPHDDAACWTTLDTAGWERRHSDALAIPYRVCQRWMQRTIDDDRMGKASLVTTLKLGGGFGFDAMSESVQTSEQIKGRSAESGGLAGLTKAMLIEAWMRGYRDTPMLVVDQIEGASPDDLVDGVFRELAVPSYDEEVAVAGEQRLATEACYRPLGIAAVANQITRGGTWIVAGGGRGITAMTAMALAERHGLKLHLLGMAPVPEIDPSMREHAQRDRADLRRVMMARIQKEGGNPVKTWRQLEKAIEIDLTLQACRERGIEATYHSVNVSDFKAVADVVEKIRGMEGAIHGVIQGAGSGQDARFDRKRPDKVAQCFSAKVDGTIALAAATQEDPLEFFVGYGSISGRFGANGHTDYSAANDMLAKLIGRLRQQRPQTRCLTFHWHAWGDIGMATKPEAKLALDMIGMEFMPAEEGLQHFLNEMEHGGDEAEVLITDRRYVRKFFPAESSRAGHSLPGPSPMIDPTERLVATSRDSFAVTLDPERDLFLKHHLVNGRPTLPFVMAIEMLAEAARFGTNQKVVRCRNISATMPLKLIGDDSLAVELLQDPTEHTRWSLVSDLRRRDGRLVQAQRPHFSAMIELGNDSVPIAAIGDTKVTEAAVQYSDETAPIYHGPSLQCLRSIGFANVNAGMSGDDMSKLPIAVGTIVAPSPAHLAGEARPLMGWVLSPATMDAVLYAAGMLAYHVADRASLPVSFDSIEIGRLPDPGEPLKVHVQWEGKSTTVSDGGMMSAILVGQNQELILRIEGYQIGWLR, from the coding sequence ATGTCTGACTCGCCCTATCGACGAATGCCCTTGATCACGGGAGCCAGCGGAATGCTCGGCTCCTACGTGGTTGCTGAGTTGTTGCGGGGGCGAATCGAGTGCGCGGTCCTGGTCCGAGCTAAGGGGAAGCAAACAGCGGAACAACGCATCGACCAAATCTTGGCGCGTTTCGAACAGGCGTGGCAAGTGTCGCTGCCAAGGCCAAAAGTTTTGGAAGGCGATTTGAACCAGTCTCGATTGGGATTGCCAGACGAGTCAATTCAGTGGGTGCGAGCCAATTGCGATCGAATGCTGCATAGTGCAGCGAGCTTGAGCTTCTTGCCCGCCGATCCGACGGGCGACAACGAACCCTACCGAACCAATGTCGATGGAACCCGCGAAGTCGTGGCTTTCTGCAAGGCCGTTGGGATCACGCAGCTGCATCATGTTTCCACCGCTTATGTTTGCGGTACCCGTTCGGGACGGGTGAAAGAAACCGAAGGTGATACAGGCCAGTCGTTCGCAAACGACTACGAGCGAAGCAAGCTGATCGCCGAAGGCATCGTTCGAGAAGCGTTTCGTGGTTCAAACCTGACCGTTTATCGCCCATCGATTGTGATCGATCGGACGGGACTGTCACCTGTCTCGGGTGATCGAACGATTTATGGTGCATTCTCGATGTACCAGATGTTGGCATCACGATTTGGATTGCCGGAAGATGGTCAGTGGTTTCGCGACCTTGGCTTTTCAGGGAGCGAACGCAAGAACATCGTCGATGTGGACTGGATCGCTCGAGCGATTTGCAAGGTGATGAGCACGCCGAGATTGCACGGTCGGACTTATCATCTAACGACTCGAGAAGGCACAGCAATCAAATCGTTGGACGCCGCGTTCCATTCTGCCACCACGAAATGGCTTCAGACGCGAAAACCGGATCGGCTGAAACGACCACGGCAACTCGATCGGCCCGATCCCACTGGCCATTCCACTCAACGCGAAGAGTTGGATCAGATGGCGGATCCGTTCGTGAAAACGTTCTTGCCATACTTTCGGGATGATCCGGTCTTTGATCGCGCCAACATCGATGATGTGATCGCGACAACGCACTTGGATGATACACCCGAGATTGGCAGCACCGAACTACTGCAGATGATCGGCAATTGGTCAGCGGTTCCGACAAGGGTGCCGAAGGCAGCGAAGCGACCGTCAGCCGAACCGCAAGCCGCACTTCAACCATCGGCAACGCACCGGAGTGGCGACCCCGACGACTGTGTGATTTGTGGTTTCGAGGTTCGTTTGCCAGGTGGAGTTGATAACGCGAAAGCGTTTGAAAGCATGCTGTTTGAGGGGCGTTCGGTGATCGCACCGATGCCTGAAGACCGATTGAATCGCGAATTGTATTTTGCGAAGCAGCATGGTGTTCCAGGAAAAACGTACACGCAGTTGGGAGGTTGTGTTTCGCCCGGCCCGTTGGACGCCAACGTCGAGAATGCGATTGAGTCTTTAGGCGATTTTGATTTGACGCATCGCCAGTTTGCCCAGGTCGCCGTCGCGGCACTCAAGGCCGCTTCTGGCACGGGCAGCTTGTCGTCGGATTCGCCGCTGCATCGGGCGTCCAGTCGGACGCTATCGATCAAAGCCATGCGAGCTGGCGTGTTCGTCGGCCACAGCGGTGGAACCGAACTGGGTGGCCCGCTCGCGATGGCGACGATGGCAAAAACCGCGATGGAATTGGTGGATCAGGTGCCGTCAATGCACCACATCGATTCTGATTTGCGGAACCGAGTCAAAGACACCGTTGTATCGGCCATTCGACGTGATCGGCCTCGGTATGAGTCAGGTCATTCGCCAGCGTTCAATGCGTACTCGGCAGCGTCTTTGGCGGCGAGATTGATGGGATTCGAAGGCCGTCGAGAGGTCATCGACGCGGCTTGTTCATCTTCGCTCTTGGCATTGCAGCATGCGGCTTCGGCAATTGCAGCGAATCGGTTGGACTTGGCAATCGTTGGCGGTGCAACGTTCAACAATGTCGACAATCTAGCGTTGTTTTCTCAGTCGGGCGCGTGTAGCGAAACCGGATCGTTCCCCTTTGATAACCGTGCCAGCGGATTGATCAGCAGCGAAGGTTACGTCGCGGTTGTCGTCGCTCGGCGAAGCGTCGCGGAAGCCAACGGGCTCCCTGTTTTGGCAACGTTGCGAGGTGTGGGGGTTGCGTCCGACGGAAAAGGCAAAGGCCTCTGGGCTCCGCGAAGTGAAGGTCAGCAAACGGCGATGCGTCGCGCGGTTGATGCAGAACCTCTCAACATAGATTACTTGGAGTGCCATGCTACAAGCACTCAAGTGGGCGATGCAACGGAATTGGAAAGTTTGACTTCGCTTTTGCGAGATGGCAAAAGCACCCGGACGGTCTTGCCCATCGGTAGTGTCAAAAGCAATTTGGGCCACTTGTTGGAAGCCGCTGGATTGGTTGGCGTGGTAAAATGTTTGCTGGCGATGCGTCGAGGAGAGATTCCGCCGTCAATCAACTTTGCTGTTCCAACGGAACGTCACGACTGGAGCGATCCAGCGGTTCGGATTGTGGATCGGGTGGAACCGTGGCAGCAGCGAACCGCGTCCAGCGGTCGCGTCGCCGCGGTCAATGCATTCGGCATTGGTGGATTGAATGCTCACGCGGTGATCGAAGAGAAGCCTTCATCCGGCGCTTCCGCATCAGAAGCCAAGTTGACTGAGGAGCCCATCGCGATCGTGGGTCGTGGAGTGGTTTTGCCGGGTGCTGGAACGTTGCAAGAGTTCCAGGCGTTGCTTCAAAGCGGGCGATCCGCAATCAGTGATCCGCCGGAAGGACGCTGGGTGGTTGATGCGAAGAACGGATCTTGGATGGGTTTGGATCCGAATCGGTCCAGCTACACAACGCTACATTGCCGCGGTGGATACGTTCGGGATTTCAAGTTCGACGCGCAGTCCTACCGTATCCCGCCGAAAATGGTGGCGAATGCCAATCCCGCGCAGCTGATGTTGATTGAAGCGGTTCGCCAGGCGATGGACGAATTCGATGGTGGGAAGTGGTCGGTCGACCGCGAGCGTGTCGGTGTTGTCGTCGGTACGATTTTTGGCGGTCAGTTCAGTAACGAGCTGCAAATTGGTTTGCGATTGCCTGAGATCGCAAAGCATCTGGGTCAAGCATTGGCGGCGATGGGATGGGACACATCAGCAACCCAGTCCGCCGCCGATGAACTTAGAAAGTTGGCACTGAAAAAGTATGGTGCCCTTCTTGATGAGACCGGTGGTTTCACCGCCAGCACGCTCGCGTCTCGAATCGCCAGAACGTTCGACCTGATGGGCGGAGCGTTTGCTGTTGACGCGGACGAGGCATCTGGTGGCTTAGCGCTCATCACAGCTATGGAACAACTGCATTGCCATGCGATCGATCTAGCTTTGTGCGGCGTGACCCAGCGAGGCATGGATCTGGTTGCTTTTGAGCAGCTCGCTCACAAGAAACAACTGTTGCCATCAGGTCGACCCGAAGACCTACCTGCCGACGGATCGCAGATTATCCCCGGCGAAGGGGTCGCAGTTCTGACGCTCCAACGTCTGTCCGACGCCAAAGCGGAAGGAAGAACGATTCTGGGAGTTTTGTCCAAGCCAACCGAGTCTTTCGCGGGGGATGTTAAGGTGGCTCGTGCGGAATCAGCGAGTCTTTCTGAAGTGCCCGGATTTATTTCTTCACAAAAATTGGTCGGCCAAATCGGGCATATGGGCGGCGGTCAGGGTATCGTTCGAACGATAGCGGCGACATTGTCACCCAAGTTCAATCGCAAGGATGCTTCCGGCATTTCAATCCCCATCGGTGAAGTTGCCGACGACGGATATCGAGTTAATTATAGTGTCGCCCCCCAGATGAACTACGAGTCGTCCACATTGTCTTCCGGCGAGTCCACTTTGATTTCGACCTCCCTAGCATCCACGCCTCAGCCGACTTCTTCCGCGCCAACACGGTCTCGTTCCGAAGCGATCGTGACGGCGGCGGACTTGGATGCGTCAGAAACTTTAGTTGTTCGACTCCAGTGTGCATCGTTGGATGCGCTGACAGCTTCCTTGGAAAAGATCGCTGGTGGGAAGCCTTCGACCGAGACCCATGTTTCGGCATTCTCGCCTTCGTTGGCAATGACTTTCCGAGCAGTCTTGTTGGCCAAAGGCGCTAGCGAGTTATCAGCGGCGGCATTGGCGGCATTGGCTGGTCCAGTTCGCCAGCAGGTGTCTGGCGTGCTTTCAAAACATGATGGCTGGGTTTGGCTGCCAAATGCTCGTTCCAGTGAGTTCTCCGATCCACGCGTCGGTTGGTTGTTCCCTGGGCAAGGTTCGCAGTACTCGGCCGTGCCCACTTGGTTGCAAACAAAGGATGGTTCGGCCAGCCAAGCCTTCTTGGATGGATTCGATCGAAATCTGAAGTCGATGGGACTCCCTTCGGTTTCGGATCGATTGCACGACCCCGACTCTCAACTTGGTCGAGACGTATGGTGGACCCAGGCTTGGGTTTTGGCGGTCGGTTCAATGTTTGCCGATTCACTGATGCGTCGCGGTTTGCGTCCCGATGCGGTGCTCGGTCACAGTTTTGGTGAGTGCACAGCAGCTTGGTGTGCTGGCGTTGTGTCAACGCGACAAGCGATCGAGTTTGCCAAGTCGCGAAGTGACAGTGTGGTGATGACAACACGAGAGCGTGGTGAATTGCTCTCCGTTCGCGGTGCACCATCGGCGGTAGATGCTGCCCTGCAGGGATCTGACGTTCGCTACACGATTTCGCATCACAATTCGCCACAGCAAACAGTGATCGCTGGATCTCCTGACCAAATGGCAGCTGCAAAGAAGCAGCTTGCTGCATCTGGAATGGCGTCAATCGTGATTCCTGTTCCAGCCGCATTCCACACGCCCGAGATGATGCCGGCGCAAGAGATGTTGCGAGCTCGGTTCACCGGTCAGAACGCACGACCTCCACGGTTTGCTTTCCTGTCCGCCGTTTCGAATCGCTACTTGGCCGAGCCCTCCGACATTGTCGACAATTTGGTCACCCAGTTGACCCGTCCGGTGTGCTTTAGCGGCGCGACCGAGCGTTTGGTCCACGATGGTTGCGAGTTGCTGGTGGAAGTAGGTCCCAACAATGTGCTGACTCGTTTGGCCAACGCGACGGTCGCCCCGCATGTCCTGTGTTTGTCGGCAGATGATCGTGGTCGCGATCCGAATCGGCAGCGGCAATTGATCGATTTGGCTTATGAATCCCTCGGTCGTTCGGTGGACTCGTCGAACCGGTCCACTGACAGCGCGGTTGGCGAAGTCACTTTGGCACCGCAAGCGGTCGCGACGAGCGTTGTTGAACCGAGCCAGCCCACGTTTGAAGTCGTCGATGTGACTCGTCGAAGTCGGCGACAACAGGAGACTGTTCAGGATGAAAGTCGCAATGAAGCCAATCTAGCTTCGAAAGCGATGGCGAGTGACGCTGGCACAACGTCTGCTTCTATTCCGTCAATCAATGGCAATGGAAAGGCCCATGTAAACGGCGTGCATCACGGCAGTGTTGCGTCGGGGCATCTTCAACCGGTTGCGGTTGCCACGGAAGCAATCGACTCAGCGGTACAAGAGGACTTGCAAGACCGCGTCCGCTCGGCGCGATCGTTCTTGTTTGATCTCGTTGTCGACCTGACGGGATACGATCCTGAAGTGATTGAATTCGATGCAGACTTGGAAGCCGAGTTGGGCGTCGACAGTATCAAGAAAGCTCAGTTGATCGGCGAGATCGTTCAGTGGGGCAACTTGGAAGTCGACACGCAATCGATGCGATTGGCTCAGTTCGCTTCGCTCAATGACATTCTGCAATTGGTCGGTGATCCTGCGAGTTGCGGCGAAGTCGAATTGATTGACGCAACATTGGACGCTTGCGAAAGTGATATCGAATGCAGGCAGGTCAGCGATGAAGCTCCGACCGACATTGCTGAATCATTGCGGCGATTGATGATTGATTTGGTCGTCGATCAAACGGGATACGATGAAGACATCATCGACATGGATGCTGATCTCGAAGGAGAACTGGGCATCGATAGCATCAAGCGAGCTCAATTGCTCGGCGAACTGGAACAACAATATGAGTTGCAGTCGCTTCGTGAGTCGAATTTGAAGCTTTCTGATTTCCCGACCCTCTCATCCATTCACGCTTTTGTGATGGATCAGATTGGTCAGCCTACGGACGAAAAAAAAAACGCCTCGCTGAATCAGAATCCCACCGCAACTGAGGAGACACCTCAAGCTCCTGCGACGGGAACACATCGTTTCGTTATGCGGATGACATCGGCACCGCGACGAAAAGGGATGCCGACGATGCCGCAGCTGAATGGGGCGGCGCTGATCGTCGGCAACAATCCTGTCGCGGATTCGGTTGAAAATCGATGTCGGATGGCTGGGGTAGCCGTTTATCGAATCGCCGCCGAACTGACACTGTCAGATTTGGATACCGAGCTCGATCGAATTTGGGCCAATGATTCGACGCCACATTTGTTCCTGACAACGCCACATGATGATGCGGCTTGCTGGACAACGTTGGACACCGCCGGTTGGGAACGACGACATTCCGATGCACTCGCGATTCCTTATCGAGTGTGTCAACGCTGGATGCAGCGAACGATCGATGATGATCGTATGGGCAAGGCTTCCTTGGTTACCACGCTGAAGTTGGGTGGCGGTTTCGGATTCGACGCGATGTCTGAATCGGTCCAGACTTCTGAACAGATCAAAGGTCGCTCGGCTGAGTCTGGCGGGTTGGCTGGTCTAACCAAAGCGATGTTGATCGAGGCTTGGATGCGTGGATATCGCGACACGCCGATGTTGGTTGTCGATCAAATTGAAGGTGCGAGCCCTGATGATTTGGTGGACGGTGTCTTCCGAGAATTGGCGGTTCCGTCTTATGACGAAGAAGTCGCCGTGGCGGGTGAACAACGCTTGGCCACGGAAGCCTGTTATCGTCCGCTTGGTATCGCCGCCGTGGCGAACCAAATCACTCGGGGCGGAACCTGGATTGTTGCCGGCGGCGGTCGTGGGATCACTGCGATGACGGCGATGGCGCTGGCCGAACGGCACGGGTTGAAACTGCATCTATTGGGAATGGCCCCCGTGCCGGAAATCGATCCGTCCATGCGAGAGCATGCTCAGCGAGATCGAGCGGATCTGCGTCGTGTGATGATGGCTCGCATTCAGAAAGAAGGTGGCAACCCGGTCAAGACTTGGCGGCAACTCGAGAAGGCCATCGAGATCGATCTGACTTTGCAAGCGTGTCGAGAACGCGGGATCGAAGCGACCTATCACAGCGTCAACGTTTCAGATTTTAAAGCCGTTGCTGATGTCGTCGAGAAGATCCGAGGCATGGAAGGGGCGATTCACGGAGTCATCCAAGGTGCTGGGTCCGGTCAAGATGCACGTTTTGATCGCAAGCGTCCCGACAAGGTCGCTCAGTGTTTCTCCGCCAAGGTGGATGGGACGATCGCTTTGGCTGCAGCGACTCAGGAGGATCCATTGGAGTTTTTCGTCGGCTACGGTTCGATCAGTGGACGCTTTGGCGCCAACGGTCACACGGACTACTCCGCCGCGAATGACATGCTCGCGAAGTTGATTGGCCGGTTGCGTCAACAACGCCCTCAGACCCGCTGCCTGACTTTTCATTGGCACGCTTGGGGAGACATCGGAATGGCGACCAAACCGGAAGCCAAGCTGGCACTTGACATGATTGGCATGGAATTCATGCCTGCCGAAGAAGGACTGCAGCACTTCCTAAATGAAATGGAGCATGGTGGTGATGAAGCGGAAGTGCTGATCACTGACCGTCGCTACGTCCGCAAGTTCTTTCCCGCCGAGTCATCGCGAGCCGGGCATTCGTTGCCAGGCCCCTCGCCGATGATTGACCCCACAGAACGGTTGGTAGCGACCTCGCGGGATTCGTTTGCGGTAACGCTCGACCCTGAACGTGATTTGTTTTTGAAGCACCACCTCGTGAACGGTCGTCCTACGCTGCCATTCGTTATGGCAATTGAAATGTTGGCCGAGGCGGCACGTTTTGGAACCAATCAGAAGGTTGTTCGTTGTCGAAACATTTCGGCGACCATGCCACTGAAGCTCATAGGGGATGATTCGTTAGCAGTCGAGCTATTGCAAGACCCAACCGAGCATACGCGGTGGTCTTTGGTCAGCGATCTGCGTCGACGCGACGGGCGGTTGGTCCAAGCTCAACGCCCACATTTCTCGGCAATGATCGAACTGGGAAACGACAGCGTGCCCATTGCGGCAATCGGCGATACGAAAGTCACGGAGGCCGCAGTGCAGTACTCCGACGAGACAGCCCCGATTTACCACGGACCATCGCTGCAGTGTTTGCGGTCAATTGGATTTGCGAACGTCAACGCGGGAATGTCCGGCGATGATATGTCCAAACTTCCGATCGCGGTTGGGACCATTGTTGCCCCTAGTCCAGCTCATTTGGCGGGCGAGGCACGTCCTTTGATGGGATGGGTCTTGTCGCCGGCGACGATGGATGCGGTTTTGTACGCCGCGGGCATGCTTGCATACCATGTTGCGGATCGAGCAAGTCTGCCGGTCTCGTTTGATTCAATCGAGATTGGACGTTTGCCTGATCCCGGTGAGCCATTAAAGGTCCATGTACAATGGGAAGGTAAATCAACCACCGTCTCGGATGGTGGGATGATGTCCGCGATCTTGGTTGGGCAAAACCAGGAGTTGATCCTAAGGATCGAAGGCTACCAAATTGGTTGGCTTCGCTAA
- a CDS encoding aromatic ring-hydroxylating oxygenase subunit alpha: MYHATTSQPALLPSNWYTDPSIHRREVSVLRHSGWQLVTTTKGLSRVGDYQAMDRLGVPLIVRNHGGELVALRNVCAHRQCQLVSEGGGHATELKCPYHGWQYGGDGRTRKIPAAKNFPHFDRERYRLSSFPVRVVGQLVFVNLAGESNSLGNDAWLDDFATKTNTASWQQVLCEELEYSCDWKIPIEGSLESYHLSEVHSQTFGNDPGESESTHILLDWGTRFRTDARDDSFLARTEERVMRWLVGDFSTHYQHVHVFPNIMASFTDTMSLVYQITPTGTSKCKLTVFGFTRRPTRSGLIRNRVANGLGRSAASMARKVLAEDAAIFPLVQAGMDSARCDNPDEDAGRIFGRCEERLHAFHLHWNTSMKSEIAASKEGTLEDHHE, translated from the coding sequence ATGTATCACGCGACGACTTCTCAACCGGCATTGCTGCCGTCGAACTGGTACACCGATCCATCGATTCATCGACGCGAAGTGTCCGTGCTGCGTCATTCCGGTTGGCAATTGGTCACCACGACAAAGGGGCTATCCAGAGTCGGCGACTATCAAGCGATGGACCGGTTGGGAGTGCCGTTGATCGTACGCAACCACGGCGGCGAATTGGTCGCACTCCGAAATGTTTGTGCTCACCGACAGTGCCAATTGGTTTCCGAAGGAGGCGGTCACGCAACAGAACTGAAGTGCCCCTATCACGGATGGCAGTACGGCGGTGACGGACGGACTCGCAAGATTCCTGCTGCAAAAAACTTCCCGCATTTTGATCGTGAACGGTATCGGCTGAGCAGCTTTCCAGTTCGCGTCGTCGGACAATTGGTCTTTGTGAATCTGGCTGGCGAATCCAATTCGCTCGGTAACGACGCTTGGTTGGATGACTTTGCGACGAAGACCAATACGGCCTCGTGGCAGCAGGTTCTTTGCGAGGAACTCGAGTACTCATGCGATTGGAAAATCCCGATCGAAGGTTCGCTGGAAAGTTATCATCTGAGTGAGGTCCACTCGCAAACATTTGGCAACGACCCGGGCGAGAGTGAGAGCACTCATATATTGTTGGATTGGGGCACCAGATTTCGGACCGATGCGCGAGACGATTCGTTCTTGGCTCGGACGGAAGAGCGGGTGATGCGTTGGTTGGTTGGAGATTTTTCGACCCACTATCAGCATGTTCACGTGTTCCCAAATATCATGGCATCGTTCACGGACACAATGAGTTTGGTTTATCAGATCACACCCACCGGGACATCGAAGTGCAAGCTGACCGTATTCGGGTTTACCCGCCGTCCCACCCGGTCCGGCTTGATTCGAAATCGGGTCGCGAATGGATTGGGGCGCAGTGCCGCATCGATGGCTCGAAAAGTGTTGGCCGAAGACGCGGCGATTTTCCCGCTGGTTCAGGCCGGCATGGATTCGGCTCGTTGCGACAATCCGGATGAAGACGCCGGTCGGATCTTTGGCCGCTGTGAAGAAAGACTGCACGCCTTTCATTTGCACTGGAACACATCAATGAAATCAGAAATCGCGGCTTCGAAAGAAGGTACGCTGGAAGATCACCATGAATGA